The Bradyrhizobium barranii subsp. barranii genome segment GACCAGCATGTCATCGCCCATGTCAGCGATGATACCGATCTGCTTCACGTGGATCGCCATCTGCTGCATGACCTCGGCGGCTCCGCCGGCCTGATCAACCTCAAAAGCCGCAACATTCCGGTCCACAATCCCGAACTGACCTTCGCTACGCCGGATCATGCGATTTCGACGGCGTCGGGGCGTGCCGGCACCATCAAGACCGGGTGGGAGCTGCTGGCGGCGTTGCGGACCGAGACATCGGCCAGCGGCATCCGGCTGTTCGACCTCGACCAGCCCGGGCAGGGCATCGTCCATGTCATCGGGCCGGAGCTCGGCCTCAGCCTGCCCGGCTGCCTGATCGTCTGCGGCGACAGCCACACCTGCACCCATGGCGGGCTCGGCGCGCTCGCCTTTGGCATCGGCTCCAGCGAGCTCACGCACGTGCTGGCGACCCAGACCATCATCCAGCGCCGGCCCAAAACCATGCGGGTGACGTTCGACGGCCGGCTGCCGTTCGGCGTGACGGCGAAGGATCTCATCCTCGCTCTGATCGGCCATGTCGGCGCCGCCGGCGGCACCGGCTATGCCGTCGAATATGCCGGCAGTGCGATCAGGGACATGCCGATCGAAGGGCGGCTGACCATCTGCAATCTGTCGGTCGAGCTCGGCGCCAAGATGGGGCTGATCGCGCCGGATGACAAAACGTTTGATTACATCCGCGGTCGTCCCTATGCGCCGCAAGGCGAGATGTGGGAGCGCGCCGTCGCGGCGTGGCGGACGCTGCAGAGCGACAGCGATGCAATGTTCGATCGCGAGGTGTCGATCGACGTCGGAACCATCATCCCCCAGATCACCTGGGGCACCAGTCCCGAACACGTCCTCGGTGTCGATGGCCGCATTCCGGATCCAGCAGACATCGCCGATCCCGCGCGCCGCGGCGCGATCGAGATCGCGCTCGACTATATGGGCCTGAAGCCCGGTGCGCCGATCGCCGGCACGCCGGTCGATTGGGTCTTCATCGGCTCCTGCACCAACAGCCGCCTTAGCGATCTGCGCGCCGCGGCCGAAATTGCGCGTGGCCGCAAGGTTGCGCCGGGCGTACGGGCCTGGGTCGTGCCGGGGTCGGAGACCGTCAGGCGCGATGCGATGGCCGAGGGGCTCGACAGGATCTTCATCGACGCGGGCTTTTCCAGCCGTTCATCACGGCGGTGAATTCGATCCCCCGCATCGCGCTGGCGCCGATCATCGTGCTGGCCTTTGGCATCGGAGATACCTCGAAGATCGTCACGTCGTGGATCGTGGTCGTCTTCCTGGTGTTCTTCAATACGTTCGAAGGGGCGCGCTCGATCGACGAGGGCTTTGTCAACGCGGCGCGGCTACTCGGCGCCAGCGAGTGGCAGATCACCCGCACGGTGGTCATCCCCTCGACCATGGCCTGGGTCTTCGCCTCGCTGACGCCTGCGATCTCCTTCGCCCTGATCGGCGTGATCGTCGGCGAGTTCATCGGCGCGGAACGGGGAATCGGCCGCCTGATCATCGAATCCGAGGCGCGCGCGGAGGCATCGGGAATGATGGTCGCCGTCGTCGTGCTGATGCTGGTCGGCGTCGCGCTGTCCGCGTTGATCTGGCGATTGCAGGCCTATCTGTTGCGCTGGCAGCAGCATAATCTCGCGGAGTAGCCCGAGCCGCGGCCTGCGGCGTTGATTACGGCCCCGCCAGCACCGTCCGAGCCGTCGCCACAAACGCCTGCGCCGCCGGCGATAGTGTCCGTCCCTGACGCTGCAGCAGCGACACCGGGCGGGTGATCGCCGGGCGTATCAGCGGTCTTGCGATCAGCGTCGGGAATTGATCGGCGGGCAGCATCGTTGCGGGGAGAATGGCGAGGCCGAGCCCCTGGGCTGTCATGGCGAGCGCGGTGTTGATCAGCGTGACCTCATAGGTTGGAGAAAGGTGCTTGCCCTGCGCGCCGAGGGCCTGATCAATCTGCATGCGGATCCGCGTCTCGCGCCGCATCGCGATGGTCGGAAGCTGCGCCAGCTCATCCCATGTCAGCGCGCGCCGCGCGGCGAAGTCGGCGGTGCGACGGCCGATCGCGCTCAGCCGGCCGCGGGTCAGCGTCTCGATCGTCATCTCCGCGAACTCACCCTCGACGCTGCCGATCGCGAACTCGGCATCGGTTGCGATCAGGCGCGGGACGAGGTCGTCGGCGGCGACGTCGCGCATGTCGATGTCGATCTCGGGGTGGGCCGCGCGGAACTTCGCGAGAACCTGCGGCAGCAATGCCGAAGCGGCCCGCCGACGCGACGAACGCGACGCGACCGGCGCGGGCCTGCGCGAGGTCATGCATGCGCCGTGACAGGCCCAGCGCATCGCTCAACATTCGTTCGGCGGCGTGAAAGGCCTCGTCGGCGGCCAGCGTCGGCTGCACCGAACGCGTGGAGCGGTCGAACAGTTTGACGCCGAGCTGCACTTCGAGCTGCTGGATCAGGAGGCTCGCGGCGGATTGCGTGATGCCCAGCTCGCGCGCGGCCCGCGTGATGCTGCGCGTGCGATACACGCCGGTGAAGGCCCGCAATTGTCGCAAGGTGACATTCATAGCGAATTCTCATGAATTGATGAGTTCTTTCCGACTTATCGCATAAGAGGCCTTGCAATAAAATGCATGCTGCGCGGGCAACGAATCCGCGATGATGCAAGGGGATGGAAACGAGCATGAGGACACAGGTGCTTGTCGTGGGCGCCGGGCCCGTGGGATGACCGCGGCCATGGATCTGGCCTCGCGCGGGATCGACGTCGTCGTCGCGGAGATCCGCCACGCCGGCGATCCGCCCAGCGTCAAATGCAATCACGTCTCGGCGCGCTCGATGGAAACCTTCCGCCGGCTCGGCGTCGCCGCAAAGCTGCGCGACGCGGGCCTGCCCGCCGACTTCCGGAACGATTGCTCCTACCGGACCACGGCGACCGGTATCGAGCTGTGTCGCATCGACATTCCCTCGCGCGCGCGCCGCTACAGCGCCACCGGCGGCCCCGACACCTGGTGGCCGACGCCGGAGCCGCCGCACCGGATCAACCAGGTCTATCTCGAGCCGATCCTGTTCAGCCATGCGGCCGCTCAGCCGCGCATCACCATTTTGGCGCGCACGGAAATCACCGATATCGAGCAGGACGACGATCGTGTGGTCGCGCTAGGTCGCAACCTCGACCGTGGAAACGCGCTCCGCATCGAAGCCGACTTCGTGGTCGGCTGCGATGGCAGCCGTTCGCTGGTCCGCAAATCGATCGGCGCCAGCCTGTCCGGCACGCCGGTGATCCAGCGGGTGCAATCGACCTTCATCGAGGCGCCGCAACTGAAGGAGTTGATGGGCGCGCACAAGCCGGCCTGGATGGTGCTCTCGCTCAACCCGCGCCGCTCCGGCACGACGGTTGCAATCGACGGCCACGACCGCTGGCTGATCCATAATCATCTGAGGCCCGATGAGCCTGAGTTCGACTCGGTCGATCGCGACTGGTCGATCCGCGCCATCCTCGGCGTCGACGAGCGGTTCGAGTACAAGATCCTCAGCAAGGAGGACTGGGTCGGGCGCCGGCTCGTGGCCGACCGCTTCCGCGACCGCAGGGTCTTCATCTGCGGCGACGCCGCGCATCTGTGGATGCCCTATGCGGGCTACGGCATGAATGCGGGCATTGCTGATGCCGTCGATCTCTGCTGGCAATTGGCGGCGCATCTGAACGGCTGGGCGCCGGCTTCGATCCTCGATGCCTATGAGGCGGAGCGCCAGCCCATCACCGACCAGGTGTCGCGCTTTGCCATGGATCACGCGATGAAGATGATGGCGCAGCGCGGCGGCGTGTCCGCGGAGATCGAGAATGACACGCCGCGCGGCCACGCGGCGCGCGCTTCGCTTGCGAGAGCGGCCTACGATCTCAACGTGCAGCAATATTGCTGCGCAGGCCTCAACTTCGGCTACTATTACGATGCCTCGCCGATCATCGCCTATGACGGCGAAACCCCGCCGGCCTACGCGATGGGGAGCTTTACGCCCTCCACCGTGCCGGGCGCCCGGGCGCCGCATGTCTTCCTGCGCGACGGACGATCGCTCTACGATGCCTTCGGATCGGGTTATACGTTGCTGCGGCTTGACCCGGCGATCGATGTGGCGCGGCTGCTCTCTGCCGCAGAACAGCGCGGCATGCCGCTCGCGCTGGTCGACATCGCGCCGGACGAGACGAACGGGGCCTATGCCGAGAAGCTCGTGTTGGCACGACCCGACCAGCACATCGCCTGGCGCGGGCAGGCCGCGCCCGAAAATCCAGAAGGCCTGCTTGCGCGCATCACTGGTGCTGCGGCGTGATCGAACAGCAGGCTGCCTGCCGACGGCACGGCAGCCTGGTCGTGCCTACAAACAAGAATACGTCATGGGGGAGGAGAAATTGTTTCACGTTGCAAGGCGCCGCATTCTGGTCGCGCTGACGGCCGCGACTTTCGCCGTGTTGCCGCTGGAAGCCGGCCGCGCAGCCTATCCGGACCAATTGATCAAGATCATCGTGACCTTTCCGCCCGGCGGCAGCGCCGACACCGTCATCCGTGCGCTCGAGCCGCTGGTCACCGCCGAGCTCAAGCAGAGCCTGGTGATCGAGAACCGCGCCGGGGCAGGGGGCAATATCGGCATGGCGGCGGTGGCCCAGGCCAGGCCCGACGGCTACACGCTCGGTGTCGCGCCGGCGGGCGCGCTGACGGTGAACCCGCACCTCAATTCGTCGATGCCGTTCGACCCAAAGGATCTCGCGCCGATCACGCTGCTGGCGGAAATTCCCTTTGTGCTGGTCGCGTCCGCGGACGTGCCCGCGCACAATGCCGCAGAGACGATCGCGCTCGCCAAGGCGAAGCCGGGCGCGCTGTCGATCGGACATGGCGGCAATTCGACCGCGATGCATCTGACGGCCGCGCTGTTCACGCAGAAGGCGGGGATCAGCATGGAGCTCGTTCCGTATCGCGGGACGGCGCCGGCGGCGGTTGATGTCCTTGCGGCACACGTCCCCTTCGCGGTGCTGGATATCCCCGCATCGAGGCAACTGATTCTCGAAGGCAAGCTCAACGCCGTCGGCGTCTCCTCGGTACGTCGCCTCCCATCCTTGCCCGATGTGCCAACCCTTGCCGAGAGCGGTATTGCGGGCTTTGAATCCGTAGGCTGGTTCGGGCTCGTTGCTCCCTCAGGCACGCCCGCGGACGTCATCAGCAGGCTGAACGAGGCTTTCACAAAAGCCCTGAAAGACCCGGTGGTGGCCGAGAAGATCCGGACCCTCGGCGCAGAGCCCGCGCCGACCTCGCCGGAGCAGTTCGGCCGCTTCATTCAGAGCGAGAGCACGAAATGGGGCAAGCTCATCAGCGAGGCCGGCATCAAGGCGAACTAGGCCGCGTACCTATAAACCCGGTGCGACATGTGACTGGTGGCTTCGTCCGCTTTGCTCCTATAACCGAAACCACCATGATCGCGGCGTGCTAATCGAACCTCGTGGTGCCAATCGGAGGCCGTATGAGTCAGTTGAGGTCCATGTACCCACCCATCGAGCCCTATAGCACTGGCACCCTCGACGTTGGAGAAGGTCACCGGGTTTATTACGAACGGGTGGGGACGCCGGGCGCGAAGCCGGCGGTCTTCCTGCACGGCGGACCGGGCGGAGGTTTGTCCCCTGAACATAGGCGTCTGTTTGATCCCAATCGATATGATGTCATGCTCTTCGATCAGCGAGGATGTGGGCAATCAACTCCGTACGCGGGGCTCGAAGCGAATACGACTTGGCATTTGGTATCGGACATCGAGCGCTTGCGTGAACTTGCAGGCGTCGACAAATGGCTCGTGTTCGGTGGCTCGTGGGGATCGACTCTCGCATTAGCTTATGCAGAAACGCATCCCGACCGCGTCAGCGAGCTTGTTCTCCGTGGCGTCTACACCGTCACCAAGGCGGAGCTGCAATGGTACTATCAGTTCGGCGTCTCAGAGATCTTTCCGGAGAAGTGGGAAAAGTTCCAGGCACCGATACCCCTGAGCGAGCGAGGCGACATGATTGCGGCGTATCGCAGCCGGCTGACAGGCGACGATCGAGCCATCCAGCTCGAGGCAGCCAAGGCTTGGGCTATTTGGGAGGGCGAAACGATCACGCTGCTGCCTAATCCAGCATTCTCGACATCGTTTGGCGACGACCAATTTGCGCTCGCGTTTGCGCGATTGGAGAACCACTATTTCGTTCACGATTGCTGGCTGGAGGATGGGCAACTTCTGCGCAACGCTCACCGCATCCGCGGTATCCCGGGAGCCATTGTTCACGGCCGCTACGACATGCCCTGTCCAGCCCGATATGCGTACGCGCTGCATAGGGCGTGGCCTGATGCCGCATTCCATCTGGTCGAGGGTGCAGGTCATGCCTGGTCGGAGCCAGGTATCCTCGATCAACTGGTGCGCGCCACCGATCGCTTCGCGACAGCACTATGAAGAGGGCAACGACGAAGTCGGAATAAATCCGGGCGCAGAAGAGGAGAATCATCCGTTGGCGGCGGGCTGGTCTCTGGGGCCGCATCATCGACACGCTGGGTGCTTGCTACTCCACGTAAGAAGAGCGTCTGCGACACGTCGATTGTCCGCGTGCATCAGCACGGAGCGCTTCTTCAACAGGATCAAGCAATGCCGTCGTGTGGCGACGCGTTTTGACAAGCTTGCCGCCAACTATCCCGCTTCGTCCAACTCGCTTCAATCAGGCTATGGCTCGGCGCTAATGAGTCCACGTCCTAGGCCTTCCTCTCCGCCGCTCAAGCTTGCTTGTTCTGACGGAGCCGTGACGGCCAGCCGATCCTGACCAGGGTCTCGTCCGGGTCCGACAGCGCAAACTCGTACATTCCCCACGGCGTGTCCTCCGGCCCCCGTCCGTTGGCCAACTCGCCCGAAAACTCTCGCGCGAGTTCGTCGACGGCCTCGGTGTAGAGATAGAGGCCGAACGGGTTGCGGCCTCTGATCAGCCAGCCTTCGACGGCATCGGTGAGATGGAGATGGCCACCCTTTCCATCGGAGAGGATGCGATAGCTGTCCTCACCGTCCGCCGGCTTGTCGCCGTCCGCGCGCGTAAAACCGAGCCGGGCGTAGAATTTCTCCGAGGCGGCGAGGTCGTTGCAGGGAAGGATGGACGTCAGTGCGTGAGTTGGAGGCATGCGAATCCCTTTGCGTTAGACCGCCGATACGTGGGGACGGAAGGTTCAAAGTCGTCACGGCCCGCCGTCCCGACCAGCTTGCGTCCTTTTGAAGACGACCTTATAACCTCGCGCAGGTGCCGAAGGGGCGCCTTCCCGCACAAGAGGCTCTCACCCTTCGAGAGGTTGTCCGTTTTCTTCCGGCGATACGGTCTTTCGATCGGCATCCGGGAAGGCCAACGATGACGAGCCCTTTGTTCGGCAATAGCGGGAGTGTCGGACGCCTCACAGGGGTTGTCATGAACACCGTATTCTCGTCGGGCGCTGCGACGCTCGAATTCCCAAGCACGTGCGATGAATTGTTGCGTGAAATCAAAATTCGCGCGCGGTTACGCTTGAACGATCCGACCAATGAATCGCCGGATGTCATATTCTACGCACGCTGGATATCGAGGCGGCGGCGCTGGGCGTGGCCCGCGAAATGGAAGTTCCCGCGCTCGGGAACGCGCAGACCATCGGGACTGCGTTGCTGTCGACCAAAGTACAGCTCGTGATCCTGGACGGCTTGACCCATGAAGCCGAACTGAGTGCGGTCGATCTCGTCCTGCCTCGAGTTCGTCAGTTTCTGCATGGCGGGTCATCATCACGACGGCCGGTTACTTACTCGGTTCGACCGTGAACGCGAAGCCGCTGTCGAGCGGGGGCACGCGCCCGGTGCCCCCGCGACCAGAGCGGTGACAGGTTGAACCTGCTACCGTCGCGGCCCGACCAACAGCATCCCGCCAGCCGGCAGGGAGCGAGGTGTTTCACGACGATGTTCGACAAAACCTACCGGCAGCGCCTCGAGGATGATCTTTCGCAGTGGGAAGCCGACGGCGTGATCGCGCCGGCGGCTGCCACCTCCATCCGCAGCGCGCTGCCGCCGCTCTCGCCCGGCATCAACATCGCCGTCGTCGTTGCCATCGTCGGCGGCCTCTTGATCGCAGCCGCCTTCCTCGCCTTCGTCGCGGCGCACTGGACGGAGATCGCGCGGCTGCTGCGGTTCGCGATCCTGATCGCCGGCATGGTCGTCGCGGGCGGCCTCGGAGCGTGGTTCGCCGCGACGGGCCGCACGGTTCTCGCCGATCTCTGCGCGAGCATCGGGGCGATCATCTTCGGCGCGGGCATCGCGCTGGTCGGCCAGATGTATCATCTCGGCGAGGATTTCGCCGGCGGTATGCTGCTGTGGTCGATCGGAGCATTTGCCGCCGCCCTGCTGACCGGATCGCGCGGCGCGCTTGCGGTCGCCCTCGTCGCGGCCTGCATCTGGACCTGCATGCGCAACTATGATGCGCCTGATGTCCTGCATCTTCCGTTCGTGGCGGTCTGGCTGATCGCCGCCGCGCTCGCGCTTGCATGGAATTCCCGCGTGGCGGCCCATCTCGTCGCGGTCGCGCTGCTTCCGTGGTGGATCGCGACGTCGCTCCGCTTCGAGCTCGACGGTGCCCAGCCGTCGTTCGTGCTCGCGAACGGCGCCGCCTTGCTGTTCGGCGCCGGACTCGCGATCGCCGCTGTGCCGTTGCCGAGGGCGCGGCGTCTCGGGACCGTTTTATCGATTTACGGAGCGTTTTCGCTGGCCGCCGTCGCTTGCCTGGAGGTGACAACGGTCGACGACATCATCCGCTTCCGGAACAGCACGGTGCCGGCCCAGCCGCTTTGGGCGATCCTGTGCGGGGCCGCGGGCGTGATCCTCGCGCTTGCGTCCGCCGGCATCACCAGGCGTGCAGGTGAAATCCTTGCGGCATGTTCGATCGGGCTAGTCCTGCTCGCGGCGCCGATCTGGCCGGCATCCACGGCCGGCGAGCCCTGGTTCGCCTATGCCGCGCTGCTCTGCGCCATGCTGTGCCTCGTCGTCTCCGGTGTGCTCGATGATGTGCGTCCGCGAATCGTCGCCGGCTGGCTCGGGATCGCCGGCGTCATCGCGGGCATCACCTGGGCGGTAAAGGGCTCGCTGCTGCGCCGCTCGGCTTTCCTTGCCGCGGCCGGTGTGATTGCCGTCGTATTTGCCACCGCGCTCAATCGCGCGCTGCCGAGGGCTCAGCGATGATGGAATTGACCGCGTCCGTGACAAAACTCTGGCAGCGCATCCCGAAAGCCGTGCTGTTCGGTGTCGCCGTCCTGCTTCAATGCGCGCTGCTGGTGCTGATGGTCGCCGATCGCATGCAGATCCTGCGCGAAGGCCGTGAGGTGACGTTGCAGACGCAGCCGGTCGATCCCCGCGATCTCCTGCGCGGCGACTATGTCGTGCTTCGCTACGATATCTCGCAACTGCCGGCGGGCACGCTCGCCGGACAGCCGGCGGCCGAGCGCAAGCCCGTCGTGTTCGTCAAGCTCGCGCCGAATGCCAATGGTCTCTACGAGGCCGTCTCGGTGCATGCCGAGCCCGTCACGGTCGCGGCTCCCGAAGTGCTGATCCGCGGCCGCGTCTCCTATTACGGCGGAACCTGCGGCTCGGGGCCGCGCGTCTTCTGCGAGAAACTGGCGATCAAATACGGTCTCGAAAGCTATTTCGTGCCCGAAGGCGAGGGCAAGAAGCTCGAGCAAGCCCGCAACCAGCAGAAGCTGCGCGTCGTCGCCGCCGTACTCCCCTCAGGCCGCGCCGCCATCAAGCGGCTGCTGCTTGACGGCGAGCCGGTCTATGAGGAGCCGTTGTACTAGGCGCTGATCATTTGGCCTTCAGCGCCCGCCGCAGCACGTCCCACATCCGCGGATCGCTCATATGCGCCACGTTGAAGCGCAGGAAGTCCGATGCCGTCTGCGACACGCTGAAGACGTTGCCCGGCGCGAGCACCACATCCTCCTCGAGCGCGGCGCGCGCGACGGCGGTAGCATCCTGTCCGCCCGCGAGGCGGCACCAGAGGAAGAAGCCGCCGCGAGGCATCAGCCAGGGCTCGATGCCGAGCGCCTGAAGTTTTCGCGCGACGTCGCGGCGCGTCCGCGTGAGCTTTTGCCTCAGCTCGTCCATGTGTTTGCGATAGCTGCCGCCGGCGAGGACCTTTGCGATGATCTCGGTCGCCACCGGGCTCGGGCCGCCGAAACTGGTCGCGACCTGGAGGTCGACGAGGTGCTCGATCCAGTCGGCTCGCCCTGCGATGTAGCCGCAGCGCACCGAGGCCGACAGCGTCTTGGAGAAGCTGCCGATGCGGATCACTCGGTTCAATCCGTCGAGCGCGGCAAGGCGCGGCGAGCGCTCCGGTTCGAAGTCGCCGAAGATGTCGTCCTCGATGATGGTGAGGTCGTGCGCGGCGGCCGCAGTCAGAAGCCGGTGCGCGGTCTGGAGCGAGATCGTCGCGCCGGTCGGATTGTGCAGCGCTGAATTGGTGATGTAGAGCCGCGGCCGCTCAGCCGCGAGGATCTGCTCGAAGCGCGCGACATCGGGGCCCGACGGCGTGTAGGGCACGCTGACGATCTTCGCCTGATGCGCCCGCAGCAGCGCACGAAAATTGAAGTAGCAGGGATCGTCGACCAGCACGGTGTCACCGGGACGGAGCAGGAAGCGGCAGATCAGGTCGGTCGCCTGCGTGCCTGAACCGGTCAACATCAACTGGTTGATCGATGCCTCGATCGCGTCTTCGGCGAGGCGCGCGAGCAGTAGCCGGCGCAGGGCAGGAGAGCCGCTCGTGCTGCCGTAATTGGTCAAAACGCTCGCGTCGGTGCGGGCAAGCGCACGGGTGGCGCGGCGCAAGGCCGCCTCCGGCATCCACTCCGGCGGCAGCCAGCCGCAGCCGGGTTTTGGCACGGCATCGTCCGTGTCGAGCGATTGCCGCGACACCCAGAACGGGTCCACGGCCCGGTCGCGGCGGGGCTCGACTTCGGTCAGCGCCAGCGGCGGGGTGACGGCCGATGAGACATAGAAGCCCGAGCCGCGACGGGCGCGGATCAGGCCGTCGGCGGCCAGCCGATCATACGCTTCGACGACGGTGGACGGCGAAACACCCATTGTCGCGGCAAGGCTGCGAATCGACGGCAGGCGGTCGCCGGTACCGAGTGCGCGGGTCGCGACCTTGGCGCGGATCGCGCCCATCACGTCGCTGGTCCGCGTCCCGCCCCGTCCCTTCGTTTGCGCTTCGCCGCCCAAGGTGTATTACCTTACATATCCATACAGTTTTGCCGGATTGTACTGGATTGTCGCTGGTCTCGCCACCGGCGACGGTCGATGATCGTGACCCAAAAGGCGAGACGGACATGCAATCTGCAGGCAGTGGCTGGGGCAACGGGCTTCTCGGCGTCATCATCTTCAGCGGCTCGTTGCCGGCGACGCGCGTGGCGGTCGGTGGTTTCTCCGCGCTGTTCCTGACGTCCGCCCGCGCGGTCATCGCGGCACTGATCGGTGTGGCCGTGCTCGGCCTGCTCCGCCAGGCGCGGCCGCAGCGGAAGGATCTCGTCTCGCTCGCCATCGTCTCCATCGGCGTCGTGGTCGGCTTCCCCCTGCTGACAGCGCTCGCACTCCAGCACATCACCTCCGCGCATTCGATCGTCTTCATCGGGCTCTTGCCGCTGTCGACCGCGATCTTCGCGGTGCTGCGCGGTGGCGAGCGGCCGCAGCCGCTGTTCTGGCCGTTCGCTGTGCTGGGCAGCGCCACGGTCGCGGGCTTTGCCCTGTCGAACGACGGCTCGGCCTCGCTCACCGGCGATCTCCTGATGGTCGCGGCCATCGTGCTGTGCGGGCTCGGTTATGCCGAAGGCGCCGCGCTGTCGCGCCGCCTCGGCGGCTGGCAGGTGATCTCCTGGGCGCTGCTGCTCGCGCTGCCGCTGATGGTGCCGGTCGCGATCTCAACCTGGCCGTCGACGTGGAGCGGCGTCGGCGTGCCCGCCTGGATCGGGCTCGCCTACGTCTCGGTCTTCAGCATGTTCGTCGGCTTCATCTTCTGGTACCGGGGCCTTGCGGTCGGCGGCATTGCCCGGGTCGGTCAGTTGCAGCAGCTCCAGCCGTTCTTCGGCCTCGCGCTCGCCGGCTTCCTGCTGCAAGAGCCGGTCGCATGGAGCATGATCGCCGCGACCGCACTCGTGGTCGTCTGCGTCTTCTTCGCGCGGCGATATGCCTGAGGCGGTGATCGCAGTTCCCGACCAGGGTCTGAAGTTGATGACCTTGATCGAACGCGCTTCCATCTGGTCATTGGCTCGCGACCACACCTTGGCGCGGTCGTTATGCGACTGCCAACGTTGATCTAGATCAACGTCTGTTCTTGCACGCAGTGCCGCACTGGATGGGAGAGTTATCTCCCCGGTGCATCGCGTGCCCTGTTTCGCGATCACAGTGACAGCATCCGCCTGGCTGGTCTGCTCGTTTCGCTGATGGGACGGTGATCGGCATCCTCACGCGACTGACAGAAATCCGCAGAAAGCAAGGGAAGGAGCACGTCATGCGACACGGAACCAAATTTTGGCTAGCCGGCGCCGTTATTGCCTGCGCAGCCATGGGCTCGGTGCAGTGGTCGGAGGAGGATGGTCTTTCATTCTCGGTTCAGAGCGCACAGGCCCGCGTAGGGCGACCAGCGACCCCAGTGAGTGTCGCCGGCGTCGCGCGGCGAACGACGCGCCGCGCCGTAGTCGGTGGAGCGGCCGTAGGCGCCGCTGTCGCGGCACCAACGTGCGCCCGCGTGCTGGTCAATGGCGCCTGGGTCTGTCGCTAGGAGATCTCTGTCCTTCATGGGGGTGATCGCAGCGATCGCGCTCGTGGTCGTGTGCGTCTTCTTCTTCGCGCGGCGGTTGGCGTGAGGCCTGTGCCTCACGCCTGCCCCATCACCGTCCGCGTCAGCGCACTCCGGGCAAACTTCTTCAGTGGCATCGGCTTGCCGAACAGAAAACCCTGCACGAGGTCGAAGCCGAGCTCGTTGGCGGCGACGAGGTCGGCGCGGCTCTCGACGCCTTCGGCCACGGTGCGCGCGCCGTAGGCGTGCGCGAGCTCGACGATGTGACGGCACACCGTGCGCTTCAGCCGATCGCTGCCGCTGCCGGTGACGAAGTGCCGATCGGCCTTCAGCTTGATGAAGGGAATCTTGTCCAGATCCATCAGTGACGGCCAGTTGGCGCCAAGATTGTCGATCGACAGGCCGATATTGTGCAGGCGCACCTCGCGCGCGACCTCGACGAGGAATTCGAGATCGCGGATCGCCTCCTCGCTGTCGATCTCGATTGTCAGCCCGCCGAAGGCTGGATGCGTCGGCATGCGGCGGCAGAGA includes the following:
- a CDS encoding aminotransferase-like domain-containing protein — translated: MGAIRAKVATRALGTGDRLPSIRSLAATMGVSPSTVVEAYDRLAADGLIRARRGSGFYVSSAVTPPLALTEVEPRRDRAVDPFWVSRQSLDTDDAVPKPGCGWLPPEWMPEAALRRATRALARTDASVLTNYGSTSGSPALRRLLLARLAEDAIEASINQLMLTGSGTQATDLICRFLLRPGDTVLVDDPCYFNFRALLRAHQAKIVSVPYTPSGPDVARFEQILAAERPRLYITNSALHNPTGATISLQTAHRLLTAAAAHDLTIIEDDIFGDFEPERSPRLAALDGLNRVIRIGSFSKTLSASVRCGYIAGRADWIEHLVDLQVATSFGGPSPVATEIIAKVLAGGSYRKHMDELRQKLTRTRRDVARKLQALGIEPWLMPRGGFFLWCRLAGGQDATAVARAALEEDVVLAPGNVFSVSQTASDFLRFNVAHMSDPRMWDVLRRALKAK
- a CDS encoding DMT family transporter, which gives rise to MQSAGSGWGNGLLGVIIFSGSLPATRVAVGGFSALFLTSARAVIAALIGVAVLGLLRQARPQRKDLVSLAIVSIGVVVGFPLLTALALQHITSAHSIVFIGLLPLSTAIFAVLRGGERPQPLFWPFAVLGSATVAGFALSNDGSASLTGDLLMVAAIVLCGLGYAEGAALSRRLGGWQVISWALLLALPLMVPVAISTWPSTWSGVGVPAWIGLAYVSVFSMFVGFIFWYRGLAVGGIARVGQLQQLQPFFGLALAGFLLQEPVAWSMIAATALVVVCVFFARRYA